In a genomic window of Halalkalicoccus sp. CG83:
- the nuoK gene encoding NADH-quinone oxidoreductase subunit NuoK — MLVPVQWYLVLSAGMFCIGLFGVLTRRNALMFLISVELMLNAANVNFVAFSLQWGNVTGQTFALFVMALAAAEVAIGIGIILVLYRDFRDVDVTEAATMRW, encoded by the coding sequence ATGCTCGTTCCCGTCCAGTGGTATCTGGTGCTCTCGGCCGGCATGTTCTGTATCGGCCTGTTCGGCGTGCTCACGCGCCGAAACGCGCTGATGTTCCTGATCAGCGTCGAACTCATGCTCAACGCAGCGAACGTCAACTTCGTCGCCTTCTCGCTGCAGTGGGGCAACGTCACGGGCCAGACGTTCGCGCTGTTCGTGATGGCGCTCGCCGCCGCGGAGGTCGCGATCGGGATCGGCATCATCCTGGTACTGTACCGCGACTTCCGCGACGTCGACGTGACCGAGGCGGCGACGATGAGGTGGTAA
- a CDS encoding proton-conducting membrane transporter, translating into MTTRPKLRIGGHLLPGLAAVALFALFTFVFLTSSFPAPTGFPAGTNVTANIGYALFNIDAGEVPAEGFIVAFFMIAIVLDAALDGAVMLARRDVDDSPDELVPERGQFEGGDD; encoded by the coding sequence GTGACGACGCGACCGAAGCTGCGGATCGGCGGCCACCTGCTGCCGGGGCTCGCCGCGGTCGCGCTCTTCGCCCTGTTCACGTTCGTCTTCCTGACCTCGTCGTTCCCCGCGCCAACGGGGTTCCCGGCGGGGACGAACGTCACCGCCAACATCGGCTACGCGCTGTTCAACATCGACGCCGGCGAGGTGCCCGCCGAGGGGTTCATCGTCGCGTTCTTCATGATCGCGATCGTGCTCGATGCGGCGCTCGACGGCGCGGTGATGCTGGCACGGCGCGACGTCGACGACAGCCCCGACGAGCTCGTCCCCGAGCGCGGGCAGTTCGAGGGAGGTGACGACTGA
- a CDS encoding complex I subunit 4 family protein, which yields MLIETLMAVTLVAALVVFITPEAYAPQVAFVLSLLPLAGGLWLWSGFDGSGNALLGGNVAFESQFQWIALEPYAINWHVGLDGVSLPLLLLTTVLVPLAILSAWTPIEERVSQFYGLILFLETGLLGVFTALDFFVWFVFWEAVLIPMYLLIGVWGGPRRKYAAIKFFVYSQVGSLVMFIGFVALLFGLGDSVSSFGMAEITQALHAGELSGLGAVGAETLALFSFIAIFFGFAVKVPIFPVHTWLPDAHVEAPTPVSVLLAGVLLKMGTYALLRFNFTMLYDVAITLAVPIAAFGVVSVIYGALLALAQQDLKRIVAYSSISSMGYVILGLVAFTVYGIGGATFQMVAHGLISGLMFMAVGVIYNATHTRMVGDISGIADRMPITVGILVAAAFGYMGLPLMAGFAGEFLIFLGAFQSTVLPGAPVFTAIAMFGIVIVAGYLLFAMQRTLFGPYRLDTDYDVGRAPLHDVAPLFVLIGLIIVLGVDPDVFFTMIQDAVDPVVELGGGA from the coding sequence ATGTTGATCGAGACACTCATGGCGGTAACGCTCGTCGCAGCACTGGTCGTCTTCATCACGCCCGAGGCGTACGCACCGCAGGTCGCGTTCGTCCTCAGCCTGCTCCCGCTCGCGGGCGGGCTCTGGCTGTGGAGCGGGTTCGACGGCAGCGGCAACGCCCTGCTCGGAGGCAACGTCGCCTTCGAGTCGCAGTTCCAGTGGATCGCGCTCGAACCCTACGCGATCAACTGGCACGTCGGACTCGACGGCGTGAGCCTTCCGCTCCTGTTGCTCACGACCGTGCTCGTCCCGCTCGCGATCCTGAGCGCGTGGACGCCGATCGAGGAGCGGGTCTCGCAGTTCTACGGCCTGATCCTCTTCCTCGAGACGGGCCTGCTCGGCGTCTTCACCGCGCTCGACTTCTTCGTCTGGTTCGTCTTCTGGGAGGCCGTCCTGATCCCGATGTACCTGCTGATCGGCGTCTGGGGCGGTCCCCGACGGAAGTACGCCGCGATCAAGTTCTTCGTCTACAGCCAGGTCGGCAGCCTGGTGATGTTCATCGGCTTCGTCGCGCTGCTGTTCGGGCTCGGCGACTCGGTCTCGAGCTTCGGCATGGCCGAGATCACACAGGCGCTCCACGCCGGCGAACTGAGCGGGCTGGGCGCGGTCGGTGCCGAGACGCTGGCGCTGTTCTCCTTTATCGCGATCTTCTTCGGCTTCGCGGTGAAGGTGCCGATCTTCCCCGTCCACACCTGGCTGCCCGACGCCCACGTCGAGGCGCCGACGCCGGTGTCGGTGCTGCTGGCCGGCGTCCTGCTGAAGATGGGGACGTACGCGCTCCTGAGATTCAACTTCACGATGCTCTACGACGTCGCGATCACGCTCGCGGTGCCGATCGCGGCCTTCGGCGTCGTGAGCGTCATCTACGGCGCGCTGCTCGCGCTGGCCCAGCAGGACCTCAAACGGATCGTCGCCTACTCCTCGATCTCCTCGATGGGCTACGTCATCCTCGGACTGGTGGCGTTCACCGTCTACGGGATCGGCGGCGCGACGTTCCAGATGGTCGCCCACGGCCTGATCTCGGGGCTGATGTTCATGGCCGTCGGCGTGATCTACAACGCGACCCACACCCGAATGGTGGGCGACATCTCCGGGATCGCCGATCGGATGCCGATCACCGTCGGCATCCTCGTCGCCGCGGCGTTCGGCTACATGGGACTGCCGCTGATGGCCGGCTTCGCCGGCGAGTTCCTGATCTTCCTGGGGGCGTTCCAGTCGACCGTGCTCCCCGGGGCGCCCGTCTTCACCGCGATCGCGATGTTCGGCATCGTGATCGTCGCGGGCTACCTGCTCTTTGCGATGCAGCGGACGCTGTTCGGCCCGTACAGGCTCGACACCGACTACGACGTGGGACGTGCGCCGCTGCACGACGTGGCGCCGCTGTTCGTGCTGATCGGGCTGATCATCGTCCTCGGCGTCGACCCCGACGTCTTCTTCACCATGATCCAGGACGCAGTTGATCCGGTCGTCGAACTGGGAGGTGGGGCCTGA
- a CDS encoding NADH-quinone oxidoreductase subunit J codes for MVLYETIAFALFAGVTLASSLGVVLVKDVWHAALLLGVSLLSVAIHYVTLQAEFLAAMQILVYVGGVLILITFAVMLTHDETDAAQPGTRGQRESEPEEARSS; via the coding sequence ATGGTACTCTATGAGACGATCGCGTTCGCGCTGTTCGCTGGGGTGACGCTCGCGAGCAGCCTCGGCGTCGTTCTCGTCAAGGACGTGTGGCACGCGGCGTTGTTGCTTGGGGTGTCGCTGCTCAGCGTCGCGATCCACTACGTCACGCTGCAGGCGGAGTTCCTCGCGGCGATGCAGATCCTCGTCTACGTGGGCGGGGTGTTGATCCTGATCACGTTCGCCGTGATGCTCACGCACGACGAGACCGACGCAGCACAGCCCGGAACCCGCGGACAGCGCGAGTCCGAACCCGAGGAGGCGAGATCGTCGTGA
- the nuoL gene encoding NADH-quinone oxidoreductase subunit L, with the protein MVGVFDYAPLIALFPLASFVIALAAGRYLPKRGGYVGVIATGGSLLLSLWAMLAVAGGEFYDRTIYTWVTGVGEETISLTFGILIDPLSSMMLVIVSLIAMLVHVFSLGYMNDEGETGLPRYYAGLGLFTFSMLGFVLANNLLMAFMFFELVGLCSWLLIGFWFREEAPPSGAKKAFLVTRFGDYFFLIGVVGILATFGTAQFAGDGSFPQLALEAVEGGETLFGYDAQTWVTVLGLLVLGGVMGKSAQFPLHTWLPDAMEGPTPVSALIHAATMVAAGVFLVARMFGFYALSPTALSIIAFTGAFTALFAATMGVVKDDIKQVLAYSTISQYGYMMLGLGVAGYVAATFHLMTHAFFKALLFLGAGAVIIGMHHEQDMWKMGGLKDEMPVTYYTFLAGSLALAGIFPFSGFWSKDEIVYDALIVGLDDPIMLAAYAMGLLAVFFTGFYTFRMVLLTFHGEPRSDHAEHPVALRWNTKLPLVVLGILAVVAGFVNMVPVAELTGADITYLTKWLDSGPEALSYSTYTELAEEFGDVHHAELSPLIAGAVTFLFALAGVGTAVALYRGPAPERHTDRLGAAKTVLASNYYQDEYQVWLAEGLTRRVARGADTFDQSVVDGVVNGTSSVSLTGSDRLRRLQTGVVTNYAALIATSLVVLLIGFGIYGGWF; encoded by the coding sequence ATGGTAGGAGTCTTCGACTACGCACCGTTGATCGCACTGTTCCCGCTCGCGTCGTTCGTCATCGCCCTCGCGGCAGGCCGCTACCTGCCGAAGCGAGGCGGCTACGTCGGCGTCATCGCGACTGGCGGCTCGCTCCTGCTCTCGCTGTGGGCGATGCTGGCCGTCGCGGGCGGCGAGTTCTACGACCGGACGATCTACACGTGGGTCACCGGCGTCGGCGAGGAGACTATCTCGCTCACGTTCGGCATCCTGATCGACCCGCTGTCGTCGATGATGCTCGTGATCGTCTCGCTGATCGCGATGCTGGTCCACGTCTTCAGCCTGGGTTACATGAACGACGAGGGCGAGACCGGCCTGCCGCGCTACTACGCCGGGCTCGGTCTCTTCACGTTCAGCATGCTCGGGTTCGTCCTCGCGAACAACCTGCTGATGGCGTTCATGTTCTTCGAGCTCGTCGGGCTCTGTTCGTGGCTGCTGATCGGCTTCTGGTTCCGCGAGGAGGCGCCCCCGAGCGGCGCGAAGAAGGCGTTTCTCGTCACCCGCTTCGGCGACTACTTCTTCCTGATCGGCGTCGTGGGGATCCTCGCGACGTTCGGCACCGCGCAGTTCGCCGGTGATGGCTCGTTCCCGCAGCTCGCCCTCGAGGCGGTCGAGGGCGGCGAGACGCTGTTCGGCTACGACGCCCAGACCTGGGTAACGGTGCTCGGCCTGTTGGTCCTTGGCGGCGTGATGGGTAAGTCCGCACAGTTCCCGCTTCACACCTGGCTGCCCGACGCGATGGAGGGTCCCACGCCGGTCTCGGCGCTGATCCACGCGGCGACGATGGTCGCCGCCGGCGTCTTCCTCGTCGCGCGGATGTTCGGCTTCTACGCGCTCAGCCCGACGGCGCTCAGCATCATCGCCTTCACCGGCGCCTTCACGGCGCTGTTCGCGGCGACGATGGGCGTCGTCAAGGACGACATCAAGCAGGTGCTCGCGTACTCGACGATCTCCCAGTACGGCTATATGATGCTCGGGTTGGGCGTCGCCGGCTACGTCGCGGCGACCTTCCACCTGATGACCCACGCCTTCTTCAAGGCGCTGCTGTTCCTCGGAGCGGGCGCGGTCATCATCGGCATGCACCACGAGCAGGACATGTGGAAGATGGGCGGGCTGAAGGACGAGATGCCCGTCACCTACTACACGTTCCTCGCGGGCTCGCTCGCGCTCGCGGGCATCTTCCCGTTCTCGGGTTTCTGGAGCAAGGACGAGATCGTCTACGACGCGCTGATCGTCGGGCTCGACGACCCGATCATGCTCGCCGCCTACGCGATGGGGCTGCTGGCGGTGTTCTTCACCGGCTTCTACACGTTCCGGATGGTGCTGTTGACGTTCCACGGAGAGCCCCGTAGCGACCACGCGGAACACCCGGTCGCGCTCCGGTGGAACACGAAGCTCCCGCTGGTCGTGCTTGGCATCCTGGCGGTCGTCGCGGGCTTCGTCAACATGGTGCCGGTCGCGGAGCTGACGGGCGCGGACATCACCTACCTCACCAAGTGGCTCGACAGCGGCCCCGAGGCGCTCAGCTACTCGACGTACACGGAGCTCGCCGAGGAGTTCGGTGACGTCCACCACGCGGAGCTGAGCCCGCTCATCGCCGGCGCGGTCACGTTCCTCTTCGCGCTCGCGGGCGTTGGTACGGCGGTGGCGCTGTATCGCGGTCCCGCGCCGGAACGACACACCGATCGCCTCGGCGCCGCGAAGACGGTGCTCGCGAGCAACTACTACCAGGACGAGTACCAGGTCTGGCTCGCCGAGGGCCTGACCCGACGCGTCGCCCGTGGCGCGGACACGTTCGACCAGAGCGTGGTCGACGGCGTCGTCAACGGCACGAGCAGCGTGAGCCTGACCGGAAGCGACCGGCTCCGACGGCTCCAGACCGGCGTCGTCACCAACTACGCCGCGTTGATCGCGACCTCGCTGGTCGTGTTGCTGATCGGCTTCGGCATCTACGGAGGGTGGTTCTGA
- a CDS encoding NADH-quinone oxidoreductase subunit N, translating to MVTEASTWIALAPAVVLAVLSMVLFLVDSIDPDSDDSTVLAGLSLVGVLVSLTVAGWFLLAGVGQPDGLALLGDQLVVDGTSLFFTLIVTSVTAMVIVSSYDYLIGQPHQGEFYSLVVLAATGMVLMAHANSLITVFISLELSSLSSFALVAFLKRNRGSVEAGLKYFLIGALSSAIFVYGISLVYATTGSMQLDAVAAGVSETENVGVLGFGVLMLVGGFAYKTASVPFHFWAPEAYEGAPTPVSAFISSASKAAGFVVAFRVFIEAFPLDAMAALGIDWVLIFQVLAVLTMILGNFAAAMQENVKRMLAYSSVGHAGYVLIGLAALGGGQDSLVLGAAMMHLFVYGFMNTGAFLFIALAEHWGVGRTFEDYNGLWRRAPVACVAVTVFMFSLAGLPIGGGFLTKYVLFSAAVGAGFWWLAAVGALTSALSLFYYSRLVRAIWIEDPVTEFEMADQPLGLYVGILTAAIVTVALLPGFFPVVDAAQTAAASLLA from the coding sequence ATGGTCACCGAGGCCTCCACCTGGATCGCGCTCGCGCCGGCCGTCGTGCTGGCGGTCCTGTCGATGGTACTGTTCCTCGTCGACAGTATCGACCCCGACAGTGACGACAGCACCGTGCTCGCCGGGCTCTCGCTGGTCGGCGTGCTCGTCTCGCTGACCGTGGCGGGCTGGTTCCTGCTCGCGGGCGTCGGCCAACCCGACGGGCTCGCGCTGCTCGGCGACCAGCTCGTCGTCGACGGGACGAGCCTCTTCTTCACGCTCATCGTCACGAGCGTCACCGCGATGGTGATCGTCTCGAGCTACGACTACCTCATCGGCCAGCCCCACCAGGGCGAGTTCTACTCGCTAGTGGTGCTCGCCGCGACGGGGATGGTGCTCATGGCCCACGCGAACAGCCTCATCACCGTCTTCATCAGCCTCGAACTCTCGAGCCTCTCGTCGTTCGCGCTGGTCGCGTTCCTCAAGCGAAACCGCGGCAGCGTCGAGGCCGGGCTGAAGTACTTCCTGATCGGCGCGCTCTCGTCGGCGATCTTCGTCTACGGGATCAGCCTCGTCTACGCCACGACGGGTTCGATGCAGCTCGACGCCGTCGCGGCTGGCGTCTCCGAGACCGAGAACGTCGGCGTCCTCGGCTTCGGCGTGCTGATGCTCGTCGGCGGCTTCGCCTACAAGACCGCGAGCGTGCCGTTCCACTTCTGGGCACCCGAGGCCTACGAGGGCGCTCCCACGCCCGTCAGCGCGTTCATCTCCTCGGCGTCGAAGGCGGCGGGCTTCGTCGTCGCCTTTCGCGTGTTCATCGAGGCGTTCCCGCTCGACGCGATGGCGGCGCTCGGGATCGACTGGGTGCTGATCTTCCAGGTGCTCGCCGTCCTGACGATGATCCTCGGCAACTTCGCGGCCGCGATGCAGGAGAACGTCAAGCGGATGCTGGCCTACTCGTCGGTCGGCCACGCGGGCTACGTGCTGATCGGGCTCGCGGCGCTCGGCGGCGGGCAGGACTCGCTGGTGCTCGGCGCGGCGATGATGCACCTGTTCGTCTACGGCTTCATGAACACCGGGGCGTTCCTGTTCATCGCGCTCGCCGAACACTGGGGCGTCGGCCGGACCTTCGAGGACTACAACGGCCTCTGGCGACGGGCACCCGTCGCGTGCGTCGCGGTGACCGTGTTCATGTTCAGCCTGGCCGGCCTGCCGATCGGCGGCGGCTTCCTCACGAAGTACGTGCTCTTCAGCGCCGCCGTGGGTGCGGGCTTCTGGTGGCTCGCCGCCGTCGGCGCGCTCACCAGCGCGCTCTCGCTGTTCTACTACTCGCGGCTGGTGCGAGCGATCTGGATCGAGGACCCGGTGACCGAGTTCGAGATGGCGGACCAGCCCCTCGGACTGTACGTGGGGATCCTCACCGCCGCGATCGTGACCGTCGCGCTGCTGCCGGGGTTCTTCCCGGTGGTCGACGCCGCACAGACCGCCGCCGCCTCGCTGCTCGCCTGA
- a CDS encoding NuoI/complex I 23 kDa subunit family protein, translating to MIGMLKSMATTMKHALDGNTFTVEYPDVAPEVSPRFRGVHKFSQERCIWCRQCENVCPNDTIQIVMDEQRNGEQYNLHIGQCIYCRLCEEVCPVDAILLTQSFEFTGDTKEDLVYNKEQLGNVPWYKDIDPLESREPDRGAWIGEGEGEVDYQ from the coding sequence ATGATCGGAATGCTCAAATCGATGGCAACGACGATGAAACACGCGCTCGACGGCAACACGTTCACCGTCGAGTATCCCGACGTCGCGCCCGAGGTCAGCCCCCGGTTCAGGGGCGTCCACAAGTTCAGTCAGGAGCGCTGCATCTGGTGTCGCCAGTGCGAGAACGTCTGTCCGAACGACACGATCCAGATCGTGATGGACGAGCAGCGAAACGGCGAGCAGTACAACCTCCACATCGGCCAGTGCATCTACTGCCGGCTGTGCGAGGAGGTCTGCCCCGTCGACGCGATCCTGCTGACCCAGAGCTTCGAGTTCACGGGCGATACGAAGGAGGACCTCGTCTACAACAAGGAACAGCTCGGGAACGTCCCGTGGTACAAGGACATCGACCCCCTCGAGTCCCGCGAGCCCGATCGCGGTGCGTGGATCGGCGAGGGCGAGGGCGAGGTCGACTACCAGTAG
- a CDS encoding complex I subunit 1/NuoH family protein, giving the protein MVGLPLAPLQSPNQSEVLLPDRVAELTGLGQFGIVGEFIAAFIAAFFVGNLMLAMTGVAGPWAKRKITAAFTDRIAVNRVGPFGLLIIVADAVRLLSKELIIPEGADRPAYDLAPIVVAASAMLGFAVIPMGSGIHLADPEAGLVFVFAVASIASIGLLMCGYSSNNKYSMLGGLRSVAQNIAYEIPLIVTGASVVIFAGTLQMSEIVAAQAEPLATVAGVGIPSWYAFINPFAFVLFLTANMAEVGRNPFDTPEAPTEIIAGYQTEYSSVYFVLIYLGEFLHIFLGGAIVATLFLGGPAGPVLPGIVWFIIKIWAVFLFTQWARSAIPRVRIDQLIEIGWKGMLVLSFANLVLTAIIVGVLIA; this is encoded by the coding sequence ATGGTCGGTCTCCCGCTCGCGCCGCTTCAGAGCCCGAACCAGAGCGAGGTGCTCCTGCCCGATCGAGTCGCCGAGCTCACCGGGCTCGGCCAGTTCGGCATCGTCGGCGAGTTCATCGCCGCGTTCATCGCCGCGTTCTTCGTCGGCAACCTGATGCTGGCGATGACCGGCGTTGCGGGTCCGTGGGCCAAACGAAAGATCACCGCGGCGTTCACCGACCGGATCGCGGTCAACCGCGTCGGCCCGTTCGGCCTGCTGATCATCGTCGCCGACGCCGTCCGGCTGCTGAGCAAGGAGCTCATCATCCCCGAGGGGGCCGATCGACCGGCCTACGACCTCGCGCCGATCGTCGTCGCCGCCTCGGCGATGCTCGGCTTCGCGGTGATCCCGATGGGAAGCGGGATCCACCTCGCCGATCCCGAGGCGGGGCTGGTGTTCGTCTTCGCCGTCGCATCGATCGCCAGCATCGGGCTGTTGATGTGTGGCTACTCGTCGAACAACAAGTACTCGATGCTCGGCGGGCTGCGCTCGGTCGCCCAGAACATCGCCTACGAGATCCCGCTGATCGTCACCGGCGCGTCGGTGGTGATCTTCGCCGGCACGCTCCAGATGAGCGAGATCGTCGCCGCACAGGCCGAGCCGCTCGCGACCGTCGCGGGCGTGGGCATCCCCTCGTGGTACGCCTTCATCAACCCGTTCGCGTTCGTGCTGTTCCTGACGGCGAACATGGCCGAAGTGGGACGTAACCCCTTCGACACGCCCGAGGCGCCCACCGAGATCATCGCGGGCTACCAGACCGAGTACTCCTCGGTCTACTTCGTGCTGATCTACCTCGGGGAGTTCCTGCACATCTTCCTCGGTGGGGCGATCGTCGCGACGCTGTTCCTCGGCGGACCCGCCGGCCCCGTCCTGCCGGGCATCGTCTGGTTCATCATCAAGATCTGGGCGGTGTTCCTGTTCACGCAGTGGGCCCGCTCGGCGATACCGCGGGTCAGAATCGACCAGCTGATCGAGATCGGTTGGAAGGGGATGCTCGTGCTCTCCTTCGCCAACCTGGTGCTCACGGCCATCATCGTGGGGGTGCTGATCGCATAA